A stretch of Cytophagia bacterium CHB2 DNA encodes these proteins:
- a CDS encoding glycosyltransferase family 2 protein gives MSLVSDIMAVIPAYNPGDTIVRVVHDVSRYIQNDQILVVDDGSTDGLAQRLKQTGVRVISHPHNRGKGAALRTAFEYIKNQTSACAAVALDADGQHDPYEIPRFLQAFRERQTDLIIGYRAFDPRVMPLPRIASNRITSALLSFKLGQNIKDSQCGFRLYSRRLINVVELDTAGYETESEILIKACQGGLRLEFVPVSTVYAGEKSHIRGLRDIRRFVKLYFRN, from the coding sequence ATGAGTCTTGTCAGCGATATCATGGCAGTGATTCCGGCATACAACCCTGGCGATACGATTGTCCGAGTTGTGCATGACGTCAGCCGTTATATCCAAAATGACCAGATTCTGGTGGTTGATGACGGTTCGACGGACGGTTTGGCCCAGCGCTTGAAACAAACCGGGGTACGCGTGATAAGTCATCCGCACAATCGCGGTAAAGGCGCGGCGTTACGCACGGCATTTGAGTACATCAAGAATCAAACGTCAGCATGCGCTGCTGTGGCGCTCGACGCCGACGGCCAGCATGACCCGTACGAGATTCCACGATTCCTTCAAGCGTTTCGTGAGCGGCAAACTGATTTGATTATTGGGTATCGTGCATTTGATCCTCGCGTCATGCCTTTGCCGCGGATCGCCAGCAACCGGATCACCAGCGCCTTGCTCTCGTTCAAACTCGGGCAGAACATCAAAGACAGCCAGTGCGGCTTTCGACTCTATTCCCGACGATTGATCAATGTCGTCGAGCTTGACACGGCGGGGTATGAAACAGAATCAGAGATATTGATCAAGGCTTGTCAAGGTGGATTGCGGCTTGAATTCGTTCCGGTTTCAACCGTATATGCCGGAGAGAAAAGCCACATTCGCGGATTAAGAGATATTCGTCGATTTGTAAAATTGTACTTTCGCAATTAG
- a CDS encoding SRPBCC family protein, whose translation MTILSISQILAQPRMRLWHIVSTFDNTPRWVESVTSVQHMRGNPRGVGGIWRAQLNPEEHTQNVEFEITEWLEGERFSLRPVQRSGVLHGIELFQLVFDLGEQSPAEARIGLQCEYEPRSKFGRIKNLAFLRRQYIASLHDIIDSLNRLSNSEFARSDF comes from the coding sequence ATGACGATTCTATCCATCTCTCAAATTTTGGCGCAACCGCGCATGCGGTTGTGGCATATTGTCTCAACGTTTGATAACACGCCGCGATGGGTGGAGAGCGTTACAAGTGTGCAGCATATGCGAGGAAACCCGCGGGGCGTCGGTGGCATTTGGCGGGCGCAATTGAATCCAGAAGAGCACACGCAAAACGTTGAATTTGAGATTACGGAATGGCTCGAGGGCGAACGGTTCAGTTTACGTCCGGTGCAGCGCAGCGGCGTGTTGCACGGGATCGAGTTGTTCCAATTGGTTTTCGATCTCGGCGAGCAATCCCCGGCTGAGGCGAGAATCGGCCTCCAATGTGAATATGAGCCGCGCAGCAAGTTCGGACGCATTAAAAATCTGGCATTTCTGCGGCGCCAGTATATAGCTTCTCTCCATGACATTATCGATTCGCTCAACCGGCTGTCGAATAGCGAATTTGCACGATCTGATTTCTAA
- a CDS encoding DNA polymerase III subunit alpha: MSGFVHLHNHSHYSLLDGACRIKDLVNAAKRYHMPALALTDHGNMCGAVEFYKACKKADIKPVIGVEAYIAPRSRKEKVAQKGGMADTSFHLVLLAKNFQGYQNIMRLVSIGYLEGFYYRPRIDREVLQKYHEGIIVLSACLKGEVAQALLSNNYEGAKQIALDYRELFGDDYYLEIHKHGIPEEDEVREKVTELSRELSIPLVITNDTHYLKREHSQPHDVLICLQTGKDRDDPNRLRYTTDEIYFKSPDEMKATFPHQEEALNITEEIAKKCDLKLDFDKVHLPSFALPEEHKQKSLDEYLEMLAYEGLRQRYKEITPELEARLRHELAVIKQTRYAGYFLIVQDFTRVARAKGIPVGPGRGSAAGSLVSYCIGITNIDPIKYNLIFERFLNPERVTMPDIDIDFCYERREEMIAYVREKYGEANVTQIITFGTMAARAVIRDVGRVMKMRYSDVDRIAKMIPATIGITLDKALESVNELRDLIEGDQTNKQLVDYAKVLEGLARHASTHAAGVVITPDELTNYTPLYKSNTGDITTQYDMKALETIGVLKMDFLGLRTLTVIDKTLKMLQQRGIDLDIDNLPLDDAATYAIFGNGETISLFQFESSGMREYLKKLKPQCLDDLIAMNSLYRPGPMDMIDDFIARKQGTKPIEYLHPLLEPVLKETYGIIVYQEQVMRIASDLAGFTLGGADLLRRAMGKKIVELMQQQRKLFVEGAAARGISEKIANQIFDLMDKFAGYGFNKSHAAGYSLVAYQTAYLTAHYPAEYMAATLTSEMSNTSRIVTLIDECRRMGVTVLPPDVNESLAEFVVVDQKIRYGLGAVKNVGLGAIESIIAARQKGGRFTSIFDFCSRVDLRVVNKKVLESLVQAGAFDTISPNRNQLLLGLDAATSFAQREQDDRFRGQVSIFDDAPAEMEMSPSLPEVPDWPPDERLKREKEFLGLYLSGHPLDRFAVEVNLFSKQRLQDLEGMRDGVQVMVCGMVTNVKTILDRKGNQMAFVTLEDYAGSTEAIVFSDALSLHRDLLQVDNAVVIVGRTSSRDEEEPAKIMVEKVLSIDEAWQTIPKKVLLDMPIDKLNDMLVQRLSQTLRIHQGVCSLYFRVSGKDLPIYDFQSRSLKVRPNAEFVKFVRENIGPEAVKFEIAVPSENTQNPRKRAAMG; the protein is encoded by the coding sequence ATGTCTGGATTCGTTCATCTCCACAATCATTCGCATTACAGCTTGCTCGATGGCGCGTGCCGCATCAAAGATTTGGTGAATGCGGCCAAGCGTTATCACATGCCGGCATTGGCTCTCACCGATCATGGCAACATGTGCGGGGCTGTGGAATTCTACAAAGCCTGCAAAAAGGCCGATATCAAGCCGGTGATCGGCGTCGAAGCTTACATCGCGCCGCGCAGCCGCAAAGAAAAGGTTGCGCAAAAAGGGGGCATGGCCGACACATCCTTCCATCTCGTTCTGCTCGCCAAAAATTTTCAGGGCTATCAAAACATCATGCGTTTGGTTTCGATCGGATATCTCGAAGGCTTTTACTATCGACCGCGCATCGATCGTGAAGTCCTGCAAAAATATCACGAAGGCATTATCGTGCTCTCTGCCTGCTTGAAAGGGGAGGTGGCGCAAGCTTTGCTTTCGAATAATTATGAAGGCGCCAAACAAATTGCATTGGACTATCGCGAGCTGTTCGGCGACGATTATTATCTCGAAATCCACAAACACGGCATTCCCGAAGAAGATGAGGTGCGCGAGAAAGTCACTGAGTTGAGCCGCGAGTTGAGCATTCCGCTGGTGATCACCAATGACACGCATTACCTCAAGCGCGAGCATTCGCAGCCGCATGACGTGCTGATTTGCCTGCAAACCGGCAAGGATCGCGACGATCCCAATCGCTTGCGCTACACTACCGACGAGATCTATTTCAAATCCCCTGACGAGATGAAAGCCACGTTTCCCCATCAAGAGGAAGCGCTGAACATCACGGAAGAAATCGCCAAGAAATGCGATCTCAAGCTGGATTTTGATAAGGTGCATTTGCCTTCATTCGCCTTGCCGGAAGAGCATAAACAAAAATCGCTTGATGAATATCTTGAGATGCTCGCCTACGAAGGCTTGCGCCAGCGCTATAAAGAGATAACACCAGAACTGGAAGCGCGCTTGAGGCACGAGCTGGCCGTGATCAAACAAACACGCTACGCCGGCTATTTTCTCATCGTGCAAGATTTCACGCGTGTCGCGCGCGCCAAGGGCATTCCGGTTGGACCCGGGCGCGGCTCAGCGGCCGGCAGTTTGGTGAGTTATTGCATCGGCATCACCAACATCGATCCAATCAAATACAATTTGATCTTTGAGCGCTTTTTGAATCCCGAGCGCGTGACGATGCCCGACATCGACATTGATTTTTGTTATGAACGCCGCGAGGAGATGATCGCGTACGTGCGCGAAAAATACGGCGAAGCAAACGTCACACAAATCATCACGTTCGGCACCATGGCGGCGCGCGCCGTGATTCGCGACGTGGGCCGCGTGATGAAGATGCGCTATAGCGACGTCGATAGAATCGCCAAAATGATTCCTGCGACCATCGGCATCACGCTTGACAAGGCGCTGGAGAGCGTCAACGAGCTGCGTGATCTCATCGAAGGCGATCAAACCAACAAGCAGCTTGTCGATTACGCCAAAGTGCTGGAAGGATTGGCGCGGCATGCTTCGACGCATGCGGCGGGCGTCGTCATCACGCCCGACGAGTTGACGAATTACACGCCGCTGTACAAATCGAACACCGGCGACATCACCACGCAGTATGATATGAAGGCGCTCGAGACCATCGGCGTTTTGAAGATGGATTTTCTCGGCCTGCGCACGCTGACGGTGATCGACAAAACCTTAAAGATGCTCCAGCAGCGCGGTATCGATCTTGATATCGACAACCTCCCGCTGGACGATGCTGCGACATACGCCATTTTCGGCAACGGCGAAACCATCAGTTTGTTCCAATTCGAAAGCTCGGGCATGCGCGAATATCTCAAAAAGCTCAAGCCGCAATGCCTGGACGATCTCATCGCCATGAACTCGCTGTATCGTCCGGGGCCGATGGACATGATCGATGATTTCATCGCACGCAAACAGGGCACGAAGCCGATCGAATATTTGCATCCGTTGCTCGAGCCGGTTTTGAAAGAAACGTATGGCATCATCGTTTATCAGGAGCAGGTGATGCGCATTGCCAGCGATCTCGCCGGGTTCACGCTGGGCGGCGCGGATTTGTTGCGCCGCGCGATGGGGAAGAAGATCGTAGAGCTGATGCAGCAGCAGCGCAAATTATTCGTCGAGGGTGCAGCCGCACGCGGCATTTCCGAGAAGATTGCCAATCAAATTTTTGATTTGATGGATAAATTTGCCGGCTACGGTTTCAACAAGTCACATGCCGCGGGTTACTCGCTGGTGGCGTATCAAACCGCTTATCTCACAGCGCATTACCCGGCCGAATACATGGCGGCGACGTTGACCAGCGAAATGAGCAATACCTCGCGCATCGTGACGTTGATCGATGAATGCCGGCGCATGGGCGTGACGGTTTTGCCGCCGGATGTCAATGAGAGTCTGGCCGAGTTCGTCGTGGTCGATCAGAAAATCCGTTACGGTCTGGGCGCGGTGAAAAACGTCGGCCTGGGCGCGATTGAAAGCATAATTGCGGCTCGGCAAAAGGGAGGGAGGTTCACTTCGATTTTTGATTTTTGCAGCCGCGTCGATTTGCGCGTGGTAAACAAGAAAGTTTTGGAAAGCCTGGTGCAAGCCGGCGCGTTCGACACGATTTCTCCGAACCGCAATCAACTCTTGCTCGGGCTGGATGCGGCGACGTCCTTTGCGCAGCGTGAGCAAGATGACCGGTTTCGCGGCCAGGTTTCCATATTCGACGACGCGCCCGCTGAAATGGAAATGTCGCCCTCTCTGCCGGAAGTTCCGGATTGGCCGCCGGACGAACGCTTGAAGCGCGAGAAGGAATTTCTCGGGCTTTATCTCTCCGGCCATCCGCTCGACCGTTTCGCGGTGGAAGTGAATCTATTTTCAAAGCAGCGTTTGCAGGATTTGGAAGGCATGCGCGACGGCGTGCAAGTCATGGTGTGCGGCATGGTCACCAATGTGAAAACGATTCTGGATCGCAAAGGCAATCAAATGGCCTTTGTGACTCTGGAAGATTACGCCGGCAGCACCGAGGCCATCGTCTTCAGTGATGCGCTGAGCTTGCATCGCGATTTATTGCAAGTTGACAACGCCGTGGTGATTGTCGGCCGCACCTCGAGCCGCGATGAAGAAGAGCCCGCCAAGATCATGGTTGAAAAAGTTTTGAGCATCGACGAGGCGTGGCAAACCATTCCCAAAAAAGTTTTGCTCGACATGCCAATCGACAAATTAAATGACATGCTGGTGCAGCGGCTGTCGCAAACCTTGCGCATTCATCAAGGCGTTTGCAGCCTTTATTTTCGCGTGAGCGGGAAGGATTTGCCCATTTATGATTTTCAATCGCGCAGCTTGAAAGTGCGGCCGAATGCGGAATTCGTGAAGTTTGTGCGTGAAAATATTGGACCGGAGGCGGTCAAGTTTGAGATTGCGGTTCCGAGTGAAAACACGCAAAACCCGCGCAAGCGCGCGGCGATGGGCTAG